In Nicotiana tabacum cultivar K326 chromosome 11, ASM71507v2, whole genome shotgun sequence, a single window of DNA contains:
- the LOC107800114 gene encoding OVARIAN TUMOR DOMAIN-containing deubiquitinating enzyme 9-like isoform X2: protein MTVYELDPDVVRWNLHLIDVCSINNGGSLGTVTQYDRDFSQDGYVREGYCEPTHVNVENDEVIARALQEELSRLSVVDSVESSHTEEEHRNASVLAQDWIAPSRRNYNFALDGNGEDTDSNGMITFCPRTAASSNWGYQEVSPEIEDESLLDGEVGKRLNQLAAIPHVPKINGDIPSVDEATSDHQRLMDRLEVYDLFELKVSGDGNCQFRSLSDQIYRSTEHHKFVREQVVKQLKFRRELYEGYVPMVYDEYLKKMSKAGEWGDHITLQAAADSKKWS, encoded by the exons ATGACTGTTTATGAGCTAGATCCTGACGTAGTGAGGTGGAATCTCCACCTTATAGATGTTTGTTCTATAAACAACGGTGGTTCTCTCGgaactgttactcagtatgacaGGGATTTTTCTCAAGATGGATACGTGAGAGAAGGTTATTGTGAGCCTACACATGTTAACGTGGAGAATGATGAGGTAATTGCCCGTGCCCTTCAGGAGGAACTATCACGACTTTCAGTCGTGGATTCTGTAGAATCTTCACACACCGAAGAAGAACATCGAAATGCGTCAGTTCTTGCTCAGGATTGGATTGCACCGTCAAGGAGAAATTACAATTTTG CACTTGATGGCAATGGGGAAGACACGGATAGTAACGGAATGATAACATTTTGCCCTCGCACAGCTGCATCATCCAATTGGGGGTATCAAGAAGTTTCACCGGAGATAGAGGATGAATCTCTTCTTGATGGTGAAGTTGGGAAACGGCTGAATCAGTTGGCTGCCATCCCT CATGTTCCCAAAATCAATGGAGATATACCCTCAGTAGATGAAGCCACGTCAGATCATCAAAGGCTGATGGACAG GTTGGAAGTATATGATTTATTTGAGTTAAAAGTATCCGGAGATGGCAACTGTCAG TTCCGCTCATTGTCAGACCAAATATATCGCAGTACTGAGCATCACAAATTTGTGAGGGAACAAGTTGTTAAACAG cTCAAGTTCCGCAGGGAGTTGTATGAGGGTTATGTTCCGATGGTCTATGATGAATACTTGAAGAAAATGAGCAA GGCTGGCGAATGGGGTGATCATATAACTTTGCAGGCTGCTGCAGATTCA aagaaatggagttga
- the LOC107800114 gene encoding OVARIAN TUMOR DOMAIN-containing deubiquitinating enzyme 9-like isoform X3 produces the protein MTVYELDPDVVRWNLHLIDVCSINNGGSLGTVTQYDRDFSQDGYVREGYCEPTHVNVENDEVIARALQEELSRLSVVDSVESSHTEEEHRNASVLAQDWIAPSRRNYNFALDGNGEDTDSNGMITFCPRTAASSNWGYQEVSPEIEDESLLDGEVGKRLNQLAAIPHVPKINGDIPSVDEATSDHQRLMDRLEVYDLFELKVSGDGNCQFRSLSDQIYRSTEHHKFVREQVVKQLKFRRELYEGYVPMVYDEYLKKMSKAGEWGDHITLQAAADSGIK, from the exons ATGACTGTTTATGAGCTAGATCCTGACGTAGTGAGGTGGAATCTCCACCTTATAGATGTTTGTTCTATAAACAACGGTGGTTCTCTCGgaactgttactcagtatgacaGGGATTTTTCTCAAGATGGATACGTGAGAGAAGGTTATTGTGAGCCTACACATGTTAACGTGGAGAATGATGAGGTAATTGCCCGTGCCCTTCAGGAGGAACTATCACGACTTTCAGTCGTGGATTCTGTAGAATCTTCACACACCGAAGAAGAACATCGAAATGCGTCAGTTCTTGCTCAGGATTGGATTGCACCGTCAAGGAGAAATTACAATTTTG CACTTGATGGCAATGGGGAAGACACGGATAGTAACGGAATGATAACATTTTGCCCTCGCACAGCTGCATCATCCAATTGGGGGTATCAAGAAGTTTCACCGGAGATAGAGGATGAATCTCTTCTTGATGGTGAAGTTGGGAAACGGCTGAATCAGTTGGCTGCCATCCCT CATGTTCCCAAAATCAATGGAGATATACCCTCAGTAGATGAAGCCACGTCAGATCATCAAAGGCTGATGGACAG GTTGGAAGTATATGATTTATTTGAGTTAAAAGTATCCGGAGATGGCAACTGTCAG TTCCGCTCATTGTCAGACCAAATATATCGCAGTACTGAGCATCACAAATTTGTGAGGGAACAAGTTGTTAAACAG cTCAAGTTCCGCAGGGAGTTGTATGAGGGTTATGTTCCGATGGTCTATGATGAATACTTGAAGAAAATGAGCAA GGCTGGCGAATGGGGTGATCATATAACTTTGCAGGCTGCTGCAGATTCA GGCATTAAGTGA
- the LOC107800114 gene encoding OVARIAN TUMOR DOMAIN-containing deubiquitinating enzyme 9-like isoform X4, which yields MTVYELDPDVVRWNLHLIDVCSINNGGSLGTVTQYDRDFSQDGYVREGYCEPTHVNVENDEVIARALQEELSRLSVVDSVESSHTEEEHRNASVLAQDWIAPSRRNYNFALDGNGEDTDSNGMITFCPRTAASSNWGYQEVSPEIEDESLLDGEVGKRLNQLAAIPHVPKINGDIPSVDEATSDHQRLMDRLEVYDLFELKVSGDGNCQFRSLSDQIYRSTEHHKFVREQVVKQLKFRRELYEGYVPMVYDEYLKKMSKAGEWGDHITLQAAADSKWS from the exons ATGACTGTTTATGAGCTAGATCCTGACGTAGTGAGGTGGAATCTCCACCTTATAGATGTTTGTTCTATAAACAACGGTGGTTCTCTCGgaactgttactcagtatgacaGGGATTTTTCTCAAGATGGATACGTGAGAGAAGGTTATTGTGAGCCTACACATGTTAACGTGGAGAATGATGAGGTAATTGCCCGTGCCCTTCAGGAGGAACTATCACGACTTTCAGTCGTGGATTCTGTAGAATCTTCACACACCGAAGAAGAACATCGAAATGCGTCAGTTCTTGCTCAGGATTGGATTGCACCGTCAAGGAGAAATTACAATTTTG CACTTGATGGCAATGGGGAAGACACGGATAGTAACGGAATGATAACATTTTGCCCTCGCACAGCTGCATCATCCAATTGGGGGTATCAAGAAGTTTCACCGGAGATAGAGGATGAATCTCTTCTTGATGGTGAAGTTGGGAAACGGCTGAATCAGTTGGCTGCCATCCCT CATGTTCCCAAAATCAATGGAGATATACCCTCAGTAGATGAAGCCACGTCAGATCATCAAAGGCTGATGGACAG GTTGGAAGTATATGATTTATTTGAGTTAAAAGTATCCGGAGATGGCAACTGTCAG TTCCGCTCATTGTCAGACCAAATATATCGCAGTACTGAGCATCACAAATTTGTGAGGGAACAAGTTGTTAAACAG cTCAAGTTCCGCAGGGAGTTGTATGAGGGTTATGTTCCGATGGTCTATGATGAATACTTGAAGAAAATGAGCAA GGCTGGCGAATGGGGTGATCATATAACTTTGCAGGCTGCTGCAGATTCA aaatggagttga
- the LOC107800114 gene encoding OVARIAN TUMOR DOMAIN-containing deubiquitinating enzyme 12-like isoform X1, translated as MTVYELDPDVVRWNLHLIDVCSINNGGSLGTVTQYDRDFSQDGYVREGYCEPTHVNVENDEVIARALQEELSRLSVVDSVESSHTEEEHRNASVLAQDWIAPSRRNYNFALDGNGEDTDSNGMITFCPRTAASSNWGYQEVSPEIEDESLLDGEVGKRLNQLAAIPHVPKINGDIPSVDEATSDHQRLMDRLEVYDLFELKVSGDGNCQFRSLSDQIYRSTEHHKFVREQVVKQLKFRRELYEGYVPMVYDEYLKKMSKAGEWGDHITLQAAADSYGVKIFVITSFKDTCYIEILPQIQKSKRIIFLSFWAEVHYNSIYPQGEFPAGETRKRKKWWWLG; from the exons ATGACTGTTTATGAGCTAGATCCTGACGTAGTGAGGTGGAATCTCCACCTTATAGATGTTTGTTCTATAAACAACGGTGGTTCTCTCGgaactgttactcagtatgacaGGGATTTTTCTCAAGATGGATACGTGAGAGAAGGTTATTGTGAGCCTACACATGTTAACGTGGAGAATGATGAGGTAATTGCCCGTGCCCTTCAGGAGGAACTATCACGACTTTCAGTCGTGGATTCTGTAGAATCTTCACACACCGAAGAAGAACATCGAAATGCGTCAGTTCTTGCTCAGGATTGGATTGCACCGTCAAGGAGAAATTACAATTTTG CACTTGATGGCAATGGGGAAGACACGGATAGTAACGGAATGATAACATTTTGCCCTCGCACAGCTGCATCATCCAATTGGGGGTATCAAGAAGTTTCACCGGAGATAGAGGATGAATCTCTTCTTGATGGTGAAGTTGGGAAACGGCTGAATCAGTTGGCTGCCATCCCT CATGTTCCCAAAATCAATGGAGATATACCCTCAGTAGATGAAGCCACGTCAGATCATCAAAGGCTGATGGACAG GTTGGAAGTATATGATTTATTTGAGTTAAAAGTATCCGGAGATGGCAACTGTCAG TTCCGCTCATTGTCAGACCAAATATATCGCAGTACTGAGCATCACAAATTTGTGAGGGAACAAGTTGTTAAACAG cTCAAGTTCCGCAGGGAGTTGTATGAGGGTTATGTTCCGATGGTCTATGATGAATACTTGAAGAAAATGAGCAA GGCTGGCGAATGGGGTGATCATATAACTTTGCAGGCTGCTGCAGATTCA TATGGTGTTAAGATATTTGTCATTACTTCATTTAAGGACACCTGCTACATTGAGATTCTTCCACAAATTCAAAAGTCAAAGAGAA TCATTTTTTTGAGCTTTTGGGCTGAAGTGCACTACAATTCAATCTATCCGCAAGGAG AGTTTCCTGCTGGAGAGacccgaaaaagaaaaaaatggtggTGGCTAGGCTGA